One stretch of Weissella koreensis KACC 15510 DNA includes these proteins:
- the infC gene encoding translation initiation factor IF-3: MVNENIRAHEVRLITDDGDKGVLLKDEAQKIADEAELDLVLVQANAKPPVAKIMDYGKFKFESQKKVREQRKNQKTVTVKEIRLSPTIDSGDFNTKKINANKFLSKGNKIKVSIRFRGRAITHKEIGREVMNRFAAELEDTAKVEARAKMEGRSMFMVLAPKDAK, encoded by the coding sequence TTGGTTAATGAAAATATCCGTGCGCATGAAGTCCGTTTGATCACCGATGATGGTGATAAAGGGGTTCTTCTAAAGGATGAGGCTCAAAAGATTGCTGACGAAGCTGAACTTGATTTAGTTTTGGTTCAAGCAAACGCAAAGCCTCCCGTTGCAAAAATCATGGATTATGGAAAATTCAAGTTCGAGAGCCAAAAGAAAGTTCGCGAACAACGAAAAAATCAAAAAACGGTCACTGTGAAGGAAATTCGTTTAAGTCCTACTATTGATTCTGGTGATTTTAATACCAAGAAAATAAATGCCAATAAATTCCTTAGTAAGGGAAATAAGATTAAGGTTTCCATTCGTTTCCGGGGTCGTGCAATTACCCACAAGGAAATTGGACGTGAAGTCATGAATCGATTTGCTGCTGAGTTAGAAGATACCGCTAAGGTTGAAGCTCGAGCAAAAATGGAGGGACGTAGCATGTTTATGGTGCTAGCCCCTAAGGACGCCAAGTAA
- the nusB gene encoding transcription antitermination factor NusB, which produces MVTLTRHVIRQVTLQTLFGLSANLDAQPEAVIMQALAGDPELENVTEVPAEVLDLVQKVQAYTDDADLMISKYLIEGWTLDRLNLIDLEIMRIAIYEANQGDVPTKVAVNEALNLAKEFTDDSSAKFINGILSKVLTF; this is translated from the coding sequence ATGGTGACACTAACACGACATGTAATTCGCCAAGTAACTTTGCAAACTTTGTTTGGCCTTTCAGCTAATTTAGACGCTCAACCAGAAGCAGTTATTATGCAAGCTTTAGCTGGTGATCCTGAATTAGAGAATGTGACGGAAGTTCCGGCAGAAGTCCTAGACTTAGTTCAAAAGGTTCAAGCTTATACTGATGACGCAGACTTAATGATTTCAAAATACTTGATTGAAGGTTGGACTTTGGATCGACTAAACTTGATTGATTTAGAAATTATGCGGATTGCTATTTATGAAGCTAACCAAGGTGATGTACCAACCAAAGTTGCAGTAAATGAGGCGCTTAATTTAGCAAAAGAATTTACTGATGATTCTTCAGCTAAATTCATTAATGGAATTTTATCAAAAGTATTGACATTTTAG
- the rpsG gene encoding 30S ribosomal protein S7 — protein MPRKAYTKQAEVLPDPIYNSKLVSRLINRLMLDGKRGTASTILYEAFDRIKETTGNEPLAVFEEAMNNIMPVLEVRARRVGGSNYQVPVEVRPERRVTLGLRWLVSYARLRGEHTMDERLAKEIMDAANNSGASVKKREDTHKMAEANRAFAHYRW, from the coding sequence ATGCCACGTAAGGCTTATACTAAGCAGGCAGAAGTTCTGCCTGATCCAATTTATAACTCAAAGCTTGTTTCACGTTTGATCAACCGTTTGATGCTTGATGGTAAACGTGGAACTGCTTCAACAATCTTATACGAAGCTTTTGATCGTATTAAGGAAACAACTGGTAATGAACCATTAGCAGTCTTTGAAGAAGCCATGAATAACATCATGCCTGTCTTGGAAGTCCGCGCACGTCGTGTTGGTGGATCAAATTACCAAGTTCCAGTTGAAGTTCGCCCAGAACGTCGTGTTACGTTAGGACTTCGTTGGTTGGTTTCATACGCACGTTTGCGTGGGGAACACACAATGGACGAACGTTTAGCTAAAGAAATTATGGATGCTGCTAACAATTCTGGTGCATCTGTTAAAAAGCGCGAAGATACACACAAGATGGCAGAAGCCAACCGTGCCTTTGCACACTATCGTTGGTAA
- the fusA gene encoding elongation factor G, whose translation MANTREYPLSRTRNIGIMAHIDAGKTTTTERILYYTGKIHKIGETHDGASQMDFMDQEKERGITIQSAATTAVWHGFHDQFKTEPYRVNIIDTPGHVDFTIEVERSLRVLDGAVAVLDGAAGVEPQTETVWRQAETYQVPRIVFVNKMDKLGADFQMSVDSIKSRLGANAKAIQWPIGTEDDFAGIIDLITMEALFPVDDLGEKWEPREIPADYKELAEEKYNELVEAIADVDDVIMDKYLNGETIAQDELKAAIRRAVLALEFYPVLAGSAYKDKGVQMVLDAVVDYLPSPLDVKPYIATDPDTDEEIDLIANDEDPFAALAFKVMTDPYVGRLTFVRVYTGTLESGSYVQNTSKGKRERVGRLLQMHATDRTEIEEVFSGDIAAAIGLKDTTTGDSLTAMDRPLILESMEFPDPVIQLAIEPKTKADQTKMGEALQKLAEEDPSFRAETNPETGDTLISGMGELHLDIIVDRMRREFNVDATVGAPQVAYREAFTKTVEARGYFKRQSGGKGQYGDVWIEFSPNEEGAGFEFEDAIVGGVVPREYIPSVEAGLRDSLNNGPLAGFPLVDLKAKLYDGSYHDVDSSEAAFKVAASLALREAAKTAGAVILEPIMKVDIVVPEDNLGDVMGHISARRGMIEGQEQRGNSLMVHGKVPLSEMFGYATTLRSSTQGRGTFQMVFDHYEAVPKSVQEDIVKKYGRGSVED comes from the coding sequence ATGGCTAACACGCGTGAATACCCATTAAGCCGGACCCGTAATATCGGGATCATGGCCCACATTGACGCCGGTAAGACAACAACTACTGAGCGTATTTTGTACTATACAGGAAAGATCCACAAGATTGGTGAAACTCATGATGGAGCTTCACAAATGGACTTTATGGATCAAGAAAAAGAACGTGGAATCACGATTCAATCAGCTGCTACAACAGCTGTTTGGCATGGTTTCCATGATCAATTCAAAACAGAACCATACCGTGTCAACATCATTGACACACCAGGACACGTGGACTTCACTATCGAAGTTGAACGTTCATTGCGTGTGCTTGATGGAGCCGTAGCCGTATTGGATGGGGCTGCTGGAGTTGAACCACAAACTGAAACGGTTTGGCGTCAAGCTGAAACTTATCAAGTACCTCGTATTGTTTTCGTTAACAAGATGGATAAGTTGGGGGCTGATTTCCAAATGTCAGTTGACTCAATCAAGTCTCGTTTGGGAGCAAATGCTAAAGCTATTCAATGGCCTATTGGAACTGAAGATGACTTCGCTGGGATCATTGACTTGATCACAATGGAAGCTTTGTTCCCAGTTGATGATTTGGGTGAAAAGTGGGAACCACGTGAAATTCCTGCTGATTACAAAGAATTAGCTGAAGAAAAGTATAATGAATTGGTTGAAGCTATTGCTGATGTCGATGATGTTATCATGGATAAGTACTTGAATGGTGAAACTATTGCTCAAGACGAATTGAAGGCAGCTATCCGTCGTGCAGTCTTGGCTTTGGAATTCTACCCAGTACTTGCTGGATCAGCTTATAAAGACAAGGGTGTTCAAATGGTTTTGGACGCGGTTGTTGATTACTTGCCATCACCTTTGGATGTTAAGCCATATATTGCTACAGATCCAGATACTGATGAAGAAATTGACTTGATCGCTAACGATGAAGACCCATTCGCAGCCTTGGCCTTTAAGGTTATGACTGACCCATATGTTGGACGTTTGACTTTCGTTCGTGTTTATACCGGAACTTTGGAATCAGGTTCATATGTACAAAACACTTCAAAGGGAAAGCGTGAACGTGTTGGACGTTTGCTTCAAATGCACGCCACTGACCGGACTGAAATTGAAGAAGTCTTCTCAGGTGATATCGCGGCTGCTATTGGTTTGAAGGATACGACAACTGGAGATTCATTGACAGCTATGGATCGTCCTTTGATTTTGGAATCAATGGAATTCCCTGATCCTGTTATCCAATTGGCTATCGAGCCTAAGACTAAGGCTGACCAAACTAAGATGGGTGAAGCCCTTCAAAAGTTGGCGGAAGAAGATCCTTCATTCCGTGCCGAAACTAACCCTGAAACTGGAGATACTTTGATCTCTGGTATGGGTGAATTGCACTTGGACATCATCGTTGATCGTATGCGTCGTGAATTTAACGTTGATGCAACTGTTGGTGCACCTCAAGTTGCTTATCGTGAAGCCTTTACTAAAACCGTTGAAGCGCGTGGATACTTCAAGCGTCAATCTGGTGGTAAGGGACAATATGGAGATGTTTGGATCGAATTTAGCCCTAACGAAGAGGGAGCTGGATTTGAATTCGAAGATGCCATTGTTGGAGGAGTTGTTCCACGTGAATATATTCCTTCAGTTGAAGCTGGATTGCGTGATTCATTGAATAATGGACCACTTGCCGGATTCCCATTGGTTGACTTGAAGGCCAAGTTGTATGATGGATCATATCACGATGTCGACTCATCTGAAGCTGCCTTTAAGGTTGCCGCTTCATTAGCATTGCGTGAAGCAGCTAAGACCGCTGGAGCCGTTATCTTGGAACCAATCATGAAGGTCGATATTGTTGTACCTGAAGATAATCTTGGTGACGTTATGGGACATATCTCAGCACGTCGTGGAATGATCGAAGGACAAGAACAACGTGGAAATTCATTGATGGTTCACGGTAAGGTTCCGTTGTCAGAAATGTTTGGATATGCAACAACTTTGCGTTCATCAACACAAGGTCGTGGTACATTCCAAATGGTCTTTGATCACTATGAAGCTGTACCTAAGAGTGTTCAAGAAGATATCGTTAAGAAGTATGGTCGTGGAAGTGTTGAAGATTAA
- the rpmI gene encoding 50S ribosomal protein L35 produces the protein MPKFKTHRASAKRFKKTANGGLKSANAYTSHRFHGKTKKQRRQLRGTSMMNHTTLKTYRHMLSRI, from the coding sequence ATGCCTAAGTTTAAGACACACCGCGCTTCTGCAAAGCGTTTTAAGAAGACTGCCAATGGTGGTTTGAAGTCAGCTAATGCCTACACGTCACACCGTTTCCATGGTAAGACTAAGAAGCAACGTCGCCAATTGCGTGGAACTTCAATGATGAATCACACTACGTTGAAGACATACCGTCACATGTTGAGCCGTATCTAA
- the rpsL gene encoding 30S ribosomal protein S12, translating to MPTINQLVRKPRKSKSTKSKSPALNFGYNSQSKKTILAPAPQKRGVATRVGTMTPKKPNSALRKYARVRLSNLIEVTAYIPGIGHNLQEHSVVLIRGGRVKDLPGVRYHIIRGALDTAGVDGRMQSRSKYGAKRPKKK from the coding sequence ATGCCTACAATTAATCAATTGGTTCGTAAGCCTCGTAAGTCAAAGAGCACGAAGTCAAAGTCACCAGCTTTGAACTTCGGTTATAACTCACAATCAAAGAAAACCATCCTTGCCCCAGCCCCACAAAAACGTGGTGTTGCAACTCGTGTTGGTACAATGACTCCTAAGAAGCCTAACTCAGCTTTGCGTAAGTACGCCCGTGTGCGTCTTTCAAACTTGATTGAAGTTACGGCATATATTCCTGGAATCGGTCACAACCTTCAAGAACACTCAGTTGTCTTGATCCGTGGTGGACGTGTAAAGGACTTGCCTGGAGTACGTTATCACATTATTCGTGGTGCTTTGGATACTGCCGGTGTTGATGGACGGATGCAATCACGTTCTAAGTACGGTGCAAAGCGCCCTAAGAAGAAGTAA
- a CDS encoding prepilin peptidase gives MLIVIFCLLILFTYQDIRYYAISSWFGMPIIWMYGLNYDLNKLLLALPIYFSLLYLNRCEKYIGNGDIDIFFIQFLYLTFEQWLACIQLSCFFGILLSLFLKSKKIPLIPCITASFGLIIFFNWL, from the coding sequence ATGTTAATAGTTATTTTTTGTTTGCTTATTTTATTTACTTACCAAGATATAAGATATTATGCTATTTCGAGTTGGTTTGGGATGCCAATTATTTGGATGTATGGATTAAATTATGATTTGAATAAATTATTGCTTGCTCTGCCTATCTATTTTAGTTTACTTTATTTAAATCGTTGCGAAAAATATATCGGAAATGGAGATATAGATATATTTTTTATTCAATTTTTATATCTAACTTTTGAGCAATGGCTAGCATGTATTCAATTGAGCTGTTTTTTTGGCATCCTTCTATCATTATTTTTAAAATCCAAAAAAATTCCGCTCATTCCTTGTATCACTGCCAGCTTTGGCTTAATAATTTTTTTTAATTGGCTATAA